A genome region from Primulina eburnea isolate SZY01 chromosome 9, ASM2296580v1, whole genome shotgun sequence includes the following:
- the LOC140840800 gene encoding uncharacterized protein: MTPEELDKRITEAVEKAMARREASHHDIPLEEEPEKEQEQQQELREEEKRGEGEESSAGSKSPTMVEEMLELKQKMKVLEGQLENRGTSRASVKGRPFAEAIIREPLPGNFKSAKIGTYDGNEDPEEHLARFENMAMLHCYTDRIKCKVFLTTLVDSAQRWFDGLAPLSIKSFDDFQKIFLHHFSSSKKYKKTAFSLFEVRQGPEESLRMYIKRFNKVALDVPTCAAETKTTAFTQCLKESEFFKSLTKKVPEDFEDLLSRAEKYINMEEAQRQKREAIRKERGDRAFKPEERGPRRGNPGHFSQHVPLKITREREVHECSRDPVPDLPLSQPERSGFCTRHGICQHSTENCNALKRNYVPPTSQGYNQSVKRSRGPLWTPRPPVPNTRINGRSGPRNDVGRRREPEPEKKRSSSPAAGLIKMISGGSTDGDSNRARKSRSRRECMEVEGSRRNEAVISFGPEDLKGINMPHNDALVIQARVANYDILSLCGFRQFSQCDF, translated from the coding sequence ATGACTCCAGAGGAGTTGGATAAGCGTATTACTGAAGCCGTGGAGAAAGCTATGGCTAGGCGAGAAGCTTCCCACCATGATATACCACTCGAGGAGGAACCAGAGAAAGAGCAAGAGCAGCAGCAGGAGTTGAGGGAGGAGGAGAAGAGGGGAGAAGGTGAGGAATCCTCTGCTGGATCTAAGTCACCAACGATGGTCGAGGAGATGTTGGAGTTAAAGCAGAAAATGAAAGTATTGGAAGGACAGCTGGAAAATCGTGGAACTTCTCGAGCGTCTGTCAAAGGACGCCCGTTTGCTGAGGCAATTATTCGGGAACCTCTTCCTGGGAACTTTAAGTCTGCCAAAATAGGAACGTATGATGGAAACGAAGATCCAGAGGAACATTTGGCCAGATTCGAGAATATGGCTATGTTGCATTGCTACACCGATAGGATCAAGTGTAAAGTGTTTTTGACTACGCTGGTAGATTCAGCTCAAAGATGGTTTGATGGGTTGGCTCCATTGAGTATTAAATCGTTTGATGATTTTCAGAAAATCTTCTTGCATCATTTCAGTAGCAGCAAAAAGTATAAGAAAACTGCTTTCAGTTTGTTCGAAGTAAGGCAAGGCCCGGAGGAGAGTCTGAGGATGTATATTAAGAGGTTTAATAAAGTGGCTTTGGATGTGCCTACTTGCGCTGCGGAGACAAAAACTACTGCTTTCACTCAATGTTTGAAAGAGAGTGAGTTTTTCAAATCGTTAACAAAGAAAGTGCCTGAGGACTTTGAAGATTTGCTATCTCGGGCAGAGAAATACATTAATATGGAGGAAGCCCAGAGACAAAAGAGGGAAGCCATCAGAAAGGAGAGAGGGGACCGGGCATTTAAGCCCGAGGAGAGAGGACCAAGGCGGGGTAATCCAGGGCACTTCTCCCAGCACGTGCCACTGAAAATTACCCGGGAGAGAGAGGTACATGAATGCAGTAGGGATCCAGTTCCCGATCTCCCGCTGTCTCAACCCGAGAGAAGTGGATTTTGTACTCGGCACGGGATATGTCAGCACAGTACTGAGAATTGTAATGCTTTAAAGAGAAATTATGTTCCACCCACCAGTCAGGGATATAATCAATCGGTCAAGAGGTCGAGAGGTCCACTCTGGACACCCCGGCCACCAGTGCCTAACACTCGGATAAACGGAAGGAGTGGCCCGAGGAACGATGTGGGTAGGAGGAGGGAGCCGGAGCCCGAGAAGAAGAGATCTTCATCCCCTGCGGCGGGATTGATCAAAATGATCTCGGGAGGATCTACTGATGGAGATTCAAATCGAGCCAGGAAGTCGAGAAGTAGGCGGGAGTGTATGGAGGTGGAAGGATCTAGGAGAAACGAGGCCGTGATCAGTTTTGGTCCGGAAGATCTAAAGGGAATAAACATGCCACACAACGATGCTCTGGTCATCCAAGCCCGGGTAGCCAACTACGACATTTTGAGTCTTTGTGGATTCAGGCAGTTCAGTCAATGTGATTTTTAA